AATTCGTGATCTCAGTCACTATCAGTCCTACCCAAATTCCTAACTCATCTGAAGGCATGTAAAAGTTGCAACTACATTTTCTACAAATGTTGATCACTCCCCCAATCATTAAACTTGCTACATTACCATCAAATGGAACCACTGTGTTTCCAATATATCTGATGCTTAGGCATGTTCGACAAAATCCATTTTCATCACATCTGAAAAATTACCACAGATGCATGGTTTGAATGGAAGGTATGTATTGCTCTAATATTTTGAAtgacatatatatttcataaatatatacatacatatatgcacaattTACAAGTGTATGGATTAGTGGTGAGAAACTATGTTCTGTTCTGGGTGACTCGGTTCACTTATTTGATAGCAGATTATCCCAAACTTAATAGCTTCAGAAAAATGACCATTTTATTGTatatcttgatatatatatatacacaacacatatataaaatatatacatctatatatatatatttcgatatatatatttaaagtggggctggagcgatagcacagcagttgggtgtttgcctttcatgcggctgacccaagttcgattcctccgcccctctcggagagcccggcaagctaccaagagtattgagccagtgtggcagagcctggcaagctacccgcgcgtactggtatgccaaaaacagtaataataagtctcacaatgagagactttactggtgcccgctcgaacaaatcgatgagcaacgagatgacagtaataTTTAATGTGATCTTCTGCAGAGCAGATATGCAGAGAAACTCTTCTACACCATACAGACAGGGTTATTCAGTAATACTCATCTGGCTGCTTAACTTGGTTATGAGAACCAGAAAACACTTGAAAGAATCACCACCCCCTGTTAGTGGAGTCTACAAGACTCTTCAAGAATTCATTTCAGTGTAGTGCTCAAAATTCGTACATGACAGCTTGGGTTTAAAGGAACGTAAACCATCCATATAAGGACTAACCAAGGTACTGAAAGAGCATTGCTTCTGCCAAATTTTCTCAGTCAAAGTCACCACAGACATGCCATATGGATTCAGTAAGAACTATGAAACACATCTCTCGATTACAAGAACTTATAGAGGTTTTTAATTTGTCATAAGGTCCCCCCAAATACAGATAATACTGAGCTCATACTTTGGAATATCTCCTAGAGGTCCATTTGGAGTTAGGTAAATGTCAAATATAGAGGAAATTCAGTGTGAACTAGAAATATAAACCaaatgcacaggggatattcataaaactaaaagggagaggaactggagagatagtaaggcatTAAAGAGCTTCCCCTTATGGGGAGCAGAGGACAGTTAGtctggagaagggatcactatgataattatagttagaatgatgactctggacaagaactcagcgctgaaagtaggtaaaaggatatacatgataacctttcagtacctgtattgcaaatcataatgcccaaaagaatgggggcggggggggggagagagagagaaagcaagagagagagagagagttaactaactgcttgccatagaggcaggcaagttggtgagagggaaactagggacattggatTGAAtgtgggaaatacacactggtgaacGGAAGGATGCTAGaaaattgtatgaatgaaatcagatcatgaacaactttgtaactgagtgtctcatggtgatccaataaaatatgaaatttttttttaaaaaaagcttcccTTGCAGTAACCAAGAATttccaccctcagcaccacatatgtttccctgagcaccaccagagcacagagccaggtataaacccTGAACAATACTTGGAATGGTCTAACCACAATCCATAATAAGGAGAATCTCAAAAgagtaaatgtaaaaatattttctcactagagctaaattagaatattttaatattctaaaaagCACTAGAGGGACGTTTTAACATTAAGTAGCATGCATCCTTTCTAATATTAGGAGAATACAAGTTTACACTCATTCCTATATTTTAGGCCACAGGCATACAATgcccacaggcacacacacaaaaaaatgggaGAGGTTATTTTCCTACTACATGACCTAAAGTACATAGTGGCGAAAATAcgtcattaaaatttaaaaaatcagttttttaaaaaatctggaaataggaCCCAAGTATCCAGGATCTAAGTGCTTAACTCTGAATGAATGAATTCCtgctgataaaaaaaaacagcGTGAGGTCCGGGCAGCGAGAAACTACATTTCCCACAATCCCTCGGGGCAGAGCAAGCGCGCGTTCCCCCTAGGGAACTACGATTCCCATAATGCTCGGAGACCGCCACTTGGCGGCGCTTCCCTTTGGGGCGCCGCCCCTTTTCCCGTGCTCCCTTTCGCGGCCTGCGCTGGAGGAACAAGGTCGTCGGAGCGGGAGGCGTCTGTGTGCCGCCGCCATTTGTCCGTGGTTCGCCGCGCTTCCGATCGCGCCATGTGGGCCCAGAGCGTCCGCAGGTTCACCACCTCGGTGGTCCGCCGGAGCCACTATGAGGAGGGCCCGGGGAAGGTCAGTGTGCCAGGGGCCCGGTGtctgggcgggcggggggcgcccctGCCTGCTTCCCGgggaccctgcccccccacagtGCCAGCGGCGAGCCGTGCCGGGGCAGGTGGTGAGTCGGGAAGGAAGGTCGCGGTGCAGACCAGCCTGCCGCGtcgcccggggcccggggccaggcccGGCTGCTGCAGAGGCCGCCaggaggagtggggggtggggggggtcggcGCCCGAGGCCTGGGCCTCGACCCCCCACTTCACGCCCGACCCCCACCGCGCCGAGTGCCTCGGAGGTCACCCCTGCAAACCTTGTGGCTGACGGGAGCCCGGGAAGGTCATCAGACACGGGTCAAGGTCATTGGGAACTGCAGGGCCGAGGGGCCGGGTGTCCGGACTGGGTTCGAAATTGGAAGAACCGACTCGGCCGGGGTCGGGGTTGGGTTCAGCCCGGGCTGCAGGCAGCAGCCGGCGCCGCCTCGAGCAGGCCCCGAGGCCAGCGGGGAAGGACGCGCTGCCCCCTGGCCTGGACTTTGTCGTGCGGGTAAACGGTGAACGGAACAGTGCAGCGTTCCTTTGGCTTCTAAAGTGGCTTCCTGGGCTGCACTGACGTACGCAGCCTGAGCCCCGGCGCTTGATGAAGCCAGTTTTGATGCGTTAACTTTCTAGCGTGATGACGATTGTAAAATTTGAAGAACCGTTTTTAACCAGGTGCTGGGATCTCTGCTTCATAGAATGTCTTGGTGGAGAAAATGGGGGGTCCCGGTATCTCTTGACTTGGATGTTCCAGTGACCTGAAGTTGTGTTCTCTTTTCTGGCTTGTTCTCTCCCTACAGAATTTGCCTTTTTCAGTGGAAAACAAGTGGCGGTTGCTTGCCATGATGACTGTGTACTTCGGGTCCGGATTTGCAGCGCCCTTCTTCATAGTAAGACACCAGCTGCTTAAGAAATAAGCACGGGCTGATTCGTCTGTGGAACAGGTAACATTTTCTAAACAGCCTAAAGCATCATATTTTCTCATTGACTTATGTaaatccttctccctccctccgttcctccaGTCACACAAATAgatgctgggctgggggctgagttGAGAACTTAACTGTGGATGGGGTAATGGTGAAGAGAGGTTCATGAGTGGATATTTGTCTGGGTAGGGTGGTGCCTGTTGGGCATTGCAGTTGATCACACACACTTCACATTATAATCTCATGTTATTCTTTAGGAAGCCCGTGAGGTGGGGGCCAGCATGTCAGAGCTAGTGCAGGTGGCTAGGGTTGGGGAGGGGACTCTCACCAAGCGGTGGTCTGAAGGTCCAGCACGACCAGTGGTTCAGTGCAGCCCGTGATTTGATTATTAAACAGAATTTGGCAGCACTCAGGTTCCTCCAGTGCCCTGACAGTATCCATTTGGTCGTGTCCAGGAGTAAACCAGGGAGGGCTGCATAGAAAGCAGGCTCCTTTGATGCCCTCTGTTACATCTGGTTTGGGACCAGGGTTCTTACTTAAGAGAGTCTTATTGATAGCTCACATTCAGTCAGGAGAAGGTCTGCTGTGATTCTTGATCTTGAGCAGAACGTATATAAATGTATGACCAAAGAGGTGTTGCAAGGTTTGCACATTCTCTCATTTGATGaggggagaaatttttttttttttttgggttaaaTATAAGCAAGGTTTTTCTCAGAGCAAGACTAGGAGGCTTTGTGGGATGATTGCAGTAAATTCCAAAATATACTTTTGGTAAGAAAGATTGTCATAGTAGATTTATCTAAACTCTTACTATGGAAAGATTTTGGTGCAAGTGATGAAGCAAATCAGTATGAAGAAATAATGATACTGTAAACGCTTTCTGATGTGCCGACCACAGCTGATAGACATACAAGATATTAATAAAACTACCTATCTATAAAATGAGAGGTTTAATCcccttaatttttgtttgttttcacagaTAATGAAGTGGAACATTCTAAGAAGTGCAATCTTGCCCCCAAGAAAATTGAGCGCGGAATGCTagttatatttgtaaataaacCTATGGCATAAATATTAATGCCTCTTCTCTGAACCATGGAATATGAAAGATGTGCTTTTTTTTGAATTTGAGAAATAAtcctagaattatttttttttaagatgtatGTGCTTGATTTCATGGTCTTaagttctgaaattttatttaatttttgattgcTAGTTCTCAACTTTGTGGGTTGATGTCCTAAAGGAGCAATAcaagctttttattttgtttttctttgggggccatacttggcgaTGCTCGGGTGATGGGGGATCATAAGGGTTGCAGGTAGTTGAACCTGCAAGACAAGCGCAATATTCCCTCTACGGTCACTCCAGCCTCATGGACAGTGCAAGCTTAACTTTGAGCTAACTTTGCAGCAATTTAAAGGGAGAGAAGGGCTATATTTTTGTTACTCTTTAATGTTTTGgttgttatggggccacacccattggtgctcaagtttgctcttggctctgcactccaggaatcattcctggtagactcggagaccatatggggtgctggggatcaaaacttaactggcggcgtgcaaggcaagcaccctacccatagtACTTTCTGGTCCATCTCCCTTGATTTTTTGAAAAAGTAATTTGACCCTATGAGGGATGATTTGGTGGAAATCAGGAGGAGCAACACTTACAGTCCATACACATTGGAgttcaaaacctttttttttttaacagatatgTAGcaaagctttaaaattttttgcctTGGTTGATATACCACTCTTAAGTATTGGActgtaataaaatgaaataaaattttcccaATTCTGGAGTTTTTGACAAGTAGCGATGTGTTAAAAGATGCCTCTGAATTAAGTTGAAGCAAGTAGTTTTGCCTTCAGGCTTTTCTATGAGAAGAGGATATTTACTgcactgtttttaaaataagtgtttttcTGGGTTCTTACAAAGAAAATTGCTCTGGCTGGTTCTGTATTTTGTCATGAATAAAATAGCTTCCTCGACCAGTCcttgataaaaataattagggGCCTTTGATAGTCTCGGACTTAATGAGGCTCACTCAGTTTTATCCCAATCCTCTTCCCAGGAATACATAGAATAATGTTTAATCAAATATCTGGGCACCATGACCCAGCCAGTTACACATACAATTTACTATTAAAGTGTCTTGGATGCATATTATGTCCGTttagtgtaatttttttaaatgtta
The nucleotide sequence above comes from Sorex araneus isolate mSorAra2 chromosome 1, mSorAra2.pri, whole genome shotgun sequence. Encoded proteins:
- the LOC129404792 gene encoding cytochrome c oxidase subunit 7C, mitochondrial, giving the protein MWAQSVRRFTTSVVRRSHYEEGPGKNLPFSVENKWRLLAMMTVYFGSGFAAPFFIVRHQLLKK